The Gemmatimonadota bacterium genome includes a window with the following:
- a CDS encoding TCP-1/cpn60 chaperonin family protein, which translates to MIASRATSDAHETRIGLRNGVSRAALVAGVTLGPRGGVGLRRPWGGSMARGTGLEVAAPAAPEGPLERLGFRFALETARQVERRTGDGTATTLVLLAELFHEVVRWITSGADPIEVRDSLRFAADEVDRRLARGAEPLDGAHGITDLATSACAGDRRLGEAVATAVRRAGSCDGVQVARADTPNDYLEGRVGHLFGGIAPHGGSVSGLSSGNWTVESPMVVVASGDLDPAGARQLVRSVGTDVQPILLIAPEQRLSGIDRSQAFRERPLIPLTTSRGEGAADLLEDLATVTSGRPLLFRGERGGGGAPANPWIRAGAARRAHLTKRGLVIEPNAASGTQIEANRAALQRELEDHADPDALLGRLFRLAPTSVTVRLADAPESEYSRRRDLAVRALRAVRGASEAGVLPGGGAALFHAASEAGSPEGQGGVLRATRCVAAAAGAVIRRLAENAGFDGRGVLEEVQAAGPPAHGFDVSTQQVRDLRGAGVLDAANVVRWSLRAAVATAELLLLTETVVGRGADARLGEGLES; encoded by the coding sequence GTGATCGCGTCTCGCGCCACCAGCGACGCGCACGAGACGCGGATCGGCCTTCGGAACGGCGTAAGCCGGGCCGCTCTGGTCGCCGGTGTCACGCTCGGGCCTCGGGGCGGAGTGGGACTCCGTCGGCCTTGGGGCGGCAGCATGGCCCGGGGGACGGGGCTCGAGGTCGCGGCGCCGGCCGCGCCGGAAGGCCCACTGGAGAGGCTCGGATTTCGCTTCGCTCTCGAAACGGCGCGACAAGTGGAGCGAAGGACGGGCGACGGAACAGCGACCACCCTGGTCCTTCTGGCGGAGTTGTTCCACGAGGTGGTCCGGTGGATCACCAGTGGCGCCGACCCAATCGAGGTTCGCGACTCCCTCCGATTCGCGGCGGATGAAGTGGACCGGCGCCTCGCGCGCGGGGCCGAGCCGCTCGACGGCGCCCACGGTATCACAGATCTGGCGACCTCCGCCTGTGCCGGCGATCGGAGACTGGGGGAGGCGGTCGCGACCGCGGTACGACGTGCCGGCTCTTGCGACGGAGTTCAGGTCGCACGTGCGGACACCCCGAACGACTACCTGGAGGGGCGCGTCGGCCACCTCTTTGGCGGCATAGCGCCGCACGGCGGCTCAGTGAGCGGTCTCAGCTCAGGGAACTGGACCGTGGAGTCGCCCATGGTCGTGGTGGCGTCCGGCGACCTCGACCCTGCCGGCGCCCGCCAACTCGTGCGATCCGTGGGCACGGATGTGCAGCCGATTCTGCTGATCGCGCCGGAACAGAGGCTTTCCGGGATCGACCGGAGCCAGGCTTTCCGGGAGAGGCCTCTCATTCCGCTCACGACCTCGAGAGGGGAAGGCGCCGCCGACCTCCTGGAGGATCTCGCGACGGTCACGAGTGGCCGACCCCTGCTGTTTCGGGGGGAACGCGGAGGAGGAGGCGCGCCCGCGAATCCCTGGATCCGAGCTGGGGCCGCGCGCCGCGCTCACCTCACCAAGCGCGGTTTGGTGATCGAACCCAATGCGGCGAGCGGGACCCAGATCGAAGCGAATCGGGCCGCCCTACAGCGCGAACTGGAGGATCATGCCGATCCCGATGCGCTTCTGGGGAGACTCTTTCGACTCGCGCCGACCTCCGTCACGGTGCGGCTCGCCGATGCCCCGGAGAGCGAGTACTCGAGACGTCGGGATCTGGCCGTCCGAGCGCTCCGCGCGGTCCGAGGGGCGTCGGAGGCGGGGGTCCTACCGGGGGGTGGAGCCGCGCTCTTCCATGCCGCGAGCGAGGCTGGGTCTCCGGAGGGTCAGGGCGGGGTGCTTCGCGCCACCAGGTGCGTCGCCGCGGCCGCAGGGGCGGTGATACGACGACTGGCCGAGAATGCAGGATTCGATGGGCGGGGCGTCCTCGAAGAGGTGCAGGCGGCGGGCCCTCCCGCCCACGGCTTCGACGTGTCCACGCAACAGGTCCGGGACCTTCGCGGCGCCGGGGTGCTCGATGCCGCCAACGTGGTTCGCTGGTCGCTGCGCGCCGCGGTGGCGACCGCCGAGCTTCTGCTCCTGACCGAGACCGTGGTGGGCCGTGGTGCGGACGCGCGTCTCGGGGAAGGATTGGAGTCATGA
- a CDS encoding GTP-binding protein — protein MPRLAAAHSAVMPLDNRKGVEEQARKLFGVCRKRRLPIFTFVNKCDRPGTDPFGLRDDVERDLGIECFPAVWPLRRGDRLIGVFDRLDRGALQVGDTISTVARLEYPGVPRFSPEYFASVRLGDPLRRKHLARGL, from the coding sequence CTGCCGCGCCTCGCGGCAGCCCACAGCGCGGTCATGCCTCTCGACAACCGGAAGGGCGTGGAGGAACAGGCCCGAAAACTCTTTGGCGTATGCCGGAAGAGACGCCTTCCGATCTTCACCTTCGTCAACAAGTGCGACCGCCCCGGCACCGATCCCTTCGGCCTCCGCGACGACGTGGAGCGCGACCTCGGGATCGAGTGCTTCCCGGCGGTCTGGCCCCTCCGAAGAGGCGACCGGCTCATCGGCGTCTTCGACCGGCTTGACCGCGGGGCGCTTCAGGTAGGTGACACGATCTCGACCGTGGCCAGGCTCGAGTACCCGGGAGTTCCCCGCTTTTCGCCGGAATACTTCGCGTCGGTGCGCCTGGGAGACCCGCTGCGGCGGAAGCATCTGGCCCGTGGACTTTGA